The nucleotide sequence GGCACGGGAGTCTACCTGACTGTCATCCTGCGGGGCCTGCAGTTTACGACCCTGCTGCCATCGCTGCACCTGGCGCTCGTCAAGCGCCGCGACCCCGGCAGCGAGGGCGATATCAGCCACTTCCAGGCACTGATGACCGCCCTGGCCGCCACGGTGGGCACGGGCAATATCGCCGGGGTGGCCACCGCCATTCATCTCGGCGGACCCGGCGCGCTGTTCTGGATGTGGATCACCGGGCTGTTCGGAATGGCCACCAAGTACGCCGAGGCGCTGCTGGCGGTCAAGTACCGCACTACCGACAAGCGCGGACTGATGTGCGGCGGGCCGATGTATTATATCAGCGAGGGTCTGGGCTGGAAATGGCTGGGCGTGCTGTTCGCCGTTTTCGCCACCGTGGCCTCGTTCGGGATCGGCAACATGGTGCAGTCCAACAGCGTCTGCGATGCGATCAACACCACGTTCGGTATCTCGCCAACGGTTACCGGGCTGGTGATCACGCTCGCCACGGGGCTGGTGATCCTGGGCGGGATCCGCTCGATCGGCCGGGTGACCGGGCTGCTGGTGCCGCTGATGATCGTGTTCTATATCCTCGCGGCGCTCTACGTCCTGATTGCCCGGGCAGACCAGCTCGGCGCAGCGTTCGCGCTGATTTTCCAGCAGGCGTTTACCCCCACCGCCGCCGGCGGCGGGTTCGCCGGGGCCACGGTGATGATGACTATCCGGATGGGCGTGGCGCGCGGTGTGTTCAGCAACGAATCCGGGCTGGGCAGCAGCGCGATCGCCGCGGCCGCGGCCCAGACCAGGCACCCGGTGCGTCAGGCGATGGTGTCGATGACCCAGACATTTATCGATACGCTAGTGGTCTGTACGCTGACCGGGCTGGCGATCATAGTCAGCGGCGTCTGGGACAGCGGCGACACGGGCGCCGGGCTGACCACGATGGCGTTCAACGCGGTAATCCCCGGCGAGGTGGGCGGCTGGATCGTGGCGGTGAGCCTGACCCTGTTCGCCTACAGCACGATCCTGGGCTGGAGCTACTACGGCGAGAAGAGCCTGGAGTACCTGGCGGGCGAGCGGGCGGTGATGCCCTACCGGCTGGTGTTTACGCTGGTGGTGATGGTGGGGGCGGTGTCGAAACTGAATTTCGTCTGGCTGATCAGCGACGTGATGAACGGGTTGATGGCCGTGCCGAACCTGATCGGCCTGCTGATGCTCAGCGGGGTGGTGGTGAAAGTCACCGCCGGTTATTTCAACTCAAAGTCATCCGGTGGACTTTCCTGATCGCCTTGAATATCATCTTGCCCTGCTGGGTACGGTGCTCGCTGATCAGCAGTCCGCATGAATTCTCGATCAGGTCGAACAGTTCCTTCCGGTTGAAACGGGAGAGTTCGAGTCCTCCCTCGCTGCCCACCGATACTTTCTCCCAGCGGAACAGCCTGCGGAACCAGGGCAGGTACAGCGGCAGTTCGGTGATTATTTTACGCCGGCAGAACGCGGTCAGGCTCTGCAGCAGCAGCCGCGCGGTGTCCTTGGGGTAGCAGGCGATTATCCCCGTGCCCACGATCAGGTCGAACTCCTCGGTGGTGGGATATGGGTTGAAACTGCGGTAGATGATGTTGGGGTATGGGTTGAGCCTGCTCGCCAGCTCCGCCAACGCCTCGGTGGGCGCGGTGCTGACCACGTCCACCTCGCCGTTCTCGGCCAGCTTGCGGGCCAGATAGCCGGTCCCGTTTTCCAGCACAAGCACCCGGGTCTCGTGCAGATCGCGTGTGTGGTCGAGCATACCGAATACGCGCTCGGCCATCGCCTGGCTGTTCCGGCTGAATACCTGAGCCGCGTCGAGCTGCTTTTTCTCCGCCTGCCCCGGCTCGACCAGGGGCAAAACCAGTTGCTCCAGCCGCTCGCTGAGCCGCTCCGAGAACTGGATAATCTGCTGTTCCGCCACCCTGGCCTGGTTGCTCATCCGTCACCGCCGCAAAAGATTGCCCGCGTTCAAAAAAGCCGGGGCGGCCATCCCCGCCGGTAACACCGGAGGGGATGGGAACCGCGGCCCGGCCTGGTGATTCGTTGCAAGTTCAGCAAATCTCTTCCATGCCTTCATTATACAGGCCTGGGAGTACCGGGCATCGCCACCGGCCGCACGGGCGGATTACTGCTGAAATGGTAATCGTCGGGGACCAGCGAGAGCTCGCTGGTCATCATCTCGTCCCAGGTAATCAGCTTGCCGGTGTAGGCGGCCTCGCGGCCCATCACGCAGGCCAGCGTGCTGTCGACAGCGTAGTCCAGGGCGTCGTTGCGCGCCTTGCCGCTGCGGATCGAGTCCTGCAGGACCTCGTGTTCGAGCACCGTGGCGTTATGCCGTTCACGGTAGCGGAAGGGGTTCTGCCCGCGGATAGTGCGGCCGCTGTCCGACTCGCCGAGGGTACCGACAACCCGGTTCTCGTTCTTGTTCTCGCAGTTGGCGATCTGGCGCAGCATGCAGTGGACATGGATGTCGTTCGGGTACTCGTAATCGACAGACATGTGGTCGTAGATATTGCCGAATTTCGGGTCGGTGCGCACCTGACGGCCGCCGTTGGCGACCGCGCTGATCGGGTGTTCGCCCAGCGTCCAGTTCATCCTGTCCACCTGGTGGACCACCATCTCCACAATCTGGTCGCCCGAGAGCCAGGCCCAGTAGTACCAGTTGCGGCACTGGTATTCCATCCTGCTCCAGCTCGGGTTGTCGCCGCGGTGCCAGAGGTACCCACCCATGCGGTGGATACTGCCGGCCTTGAACTCGCCGATAGCTCCGTCCTGCGTGCGCTTGATTACCTCCTGAATCCCGGGGCTGTGGCGCGACTGGAGGCCGACCACCACGCTCAGGCCCTTGTTCTTGGCGTCTTGGGCGCTGGCCCGGACCTTACGGCAGCCCACGGGGTCGGTGGCAAGCGGCTTCTCCGCGAACAGGTGCAGGCCGCGCTTGACCGCTTCCTCGAAATGCAGCGGGCGGAAACCCGGAGGGGTCGTCAGGATCACGTAATCCAGGTCGGGGACCGCCAGGAGCTGTTTCCAGGCCTCGTCGCCGGAGAACATGTGGTCCTTGTCGACCTTGATATTTTTCTGCAGCTCGCCGGACAGTTCACGGGAGCCGGTCTTGAGGGCGTTAAGGCTCTTCTCGATCTGGTCGGGAGCGACATCAGCCATCGCCACTAGGTCGACACTGCCCTTGCCGGCCTCGATTGCGTTGGCGCAGGCTCCGGTGCCGCGGCCGCCCACCCCGATTGCGCCTACCCTGAGCTTGTCACCCTGGGCCCGGCCGGTATTGACGAACGGGAAGGCGCTCAGCGCCGTGGCTGCCACGGCCCCTGCCGTAATGAATTCCCGGCGGGACAGGTTCTTGCGATCTTGAGTCGACATTTATCCTCCTGCTGTGTTAGGTACGGACTCAATCGTCGGTGTTTCCGGATATGTCGTGAGAGCGCAGGCGGGCCGGTGCGCCGGAGGGGGTACGATGACCAGCCTGCCTGCTTTGTTCAGAATTTTTAAAGTATCACTTTAGCCCCGGCTAAGCAAGTCGGCAGCAGTCCGGGAACGGCTCATGTTTTTTTCTTTTTCCCCTCCTTGTTCGCCCCGCTGGCCTCCATGGCCCTGCCGATCTCGGCCAGCAGCTTCTCGTTGCCGGTCGGCTCGGCGATCTCCCGGGCCTTGCGGCAATATTCGCGGGCATCGTCCAGACGGCCGGTGCGGATACCGGCCTGGGCCCTGAAGAGCGACGCCACGGCCAGGTGATCGTCCATTCCCTGATCGGCCGCCAGCGATTCGCCCTCCTCGATCATCCGCGCTCCCTCCTCGTGCCTGCCCAGGCAATCGAGCACCTCGCCCCAGTAAAGCAGGTCCTGGATCGTGACCGGCAGATTTCCGTGCTGACGGGCCAGGTGCAGGCTCTCGTCGAAATAGCGCAGGGCGCTCTCGAAAAGACGGAGGTTGTAATAGTAGATCCCGATCGTGGAAAGCAGGGTTGCGACATAGGAATAATCCTGCTCCTCGCGGGCGAATTCCAGCGCGCGAAGGTAATGTTCCAGTGCCTTTGCGACTTCCTTGATCTCGTAATATGCGTTGCCCAGGTTGGCCAGCCAGACACCCTGGTTACGGATATTCCCGCTGCGGCTGGCCAGGCTCAGGGCCTGGCGGTAGTAATCGATAGCGGTCTCGTATTCCTGCAGGGAGAAGTACACCGAGCCGATATAGCCCAGCCAGTTGCCGGTCTGCTGAAGGTCTCCCGAGTTGCGCAGGGCTTCGAGCGCCTTGTGGAACAGTTCCAGGGCCTGGTCCGTATTTTCCTGCTCGTAAAGCAGGCGGCCGAGGTTGCTGAGGGCTGTAACCGCGGCTGTCTCATCACGACGCTCACGGGCCAGCTCCAGCGCCTCCTCCAGCGTGGACCTGGCCTTGTCGAACTCCCCGGTACGCTGCTGAATAAAACCCGCGTTGAGCAGCGCCTCCAGCCGCTGGTCCGGGAAATTTTTTTTGCCGCAGAGCTTGAGCGCCCTGCCAAACGTTTTGCCCCCCTTGTCGTAGTCTTCGCGCTTGATCTGAAGGTTGCCTAGGGCCAGCAGGCTTTTGATTTTCAGGTAGGGGTCATCGCACTGGAAGGCTGCCGCCCGGCTCTCCTCGAAATACCTGGCCGCCCCGTCCCAGTCTCCCCGCACCTGCATCATCTCGCCCAGGGCCAGGCTGGCCTCGAACAGTGCGTTGGGGTGTCCTCCGCCTGCGGCCAGACGATGCGCCGCGCCGAGCATGCCCAGCGCTTTCTTGCTGCGACCGGTTCCCATGACAGCCCGTCCCGCCTTGACCATCAGCAGCGCGTGCACGGCCGCCGCCTCTTCGGCGTTGCTGCCGGTCAGCTCCAGGCCGTTGCGGGCCAGGGCCTCCTCGAACGAGCGCTCCGCGCCCTCGTAATCCTCCAGCAGCAGCAGCCGTTCGCCGGAGGCGAACAGCATCTCGACAGCCCAGTCGCTTTTCAGCAGCCAGGCCCCGGAAAGCATCGCCGCCGTGGCGAAAGTCATGTCGCGTCCCTCGTCCTCGGCCAGAGCGAAAAACATTTCAGCGCAGTGCTGACGCAGCGTGGAGAGCCGATCGGCAGGGATCGTATCCAGAACGATATCGGCCACCAGGGGGTGGACGAACCGGACGGACCCATCGGCGGCGGGTCCCGCATGCGGCATCAGCAGGCCGCGGTCGGCCAGCGAGGCCAGGACTCCCTCCAGGTCATCGGTGTGCTGGGCGCCGCGCGAGAGCAGCCCGGCCAGCATCTCCACACAGGAGTAAGGGCCCAGCACGGCGACCGCCTGCAGTAGGCCGCGGCGGAGAGAATCGAGATGGCGGAGCCGTTCGCGGACGAGGCCGGAGATATCGATAACGTCGAGGGCGCGGGTCCGCGCCTGCAGGGCGCCCAGCAGTTCCCTGCGCAAGGAGGAAGCCCTTTTTTCCGAATCCCGTTCGGCAAGCAGCCGGTAGCTCTCGATCAGGAACAGCGGATTGCCCGGCGAGCCCTCGATAACCGCATCGCGCGAGCGCCGGGTCAGCGCGCCGCCGCCGGCTTTTTCCTCCAGTTCAGCCAACAGCTTCCTGCGGCTGTGGCGGGAGAGACGGCCGAGGGAGAACTCCTGAAACTCCTGGAGGTAATCGAACCGGGCGCTGAAAGGTCTGGTGCTGGAGGTAAGGATCAGTAACGGCCAGAGATGTTCTTTCTTATGGACGAGGTGCACCAGCAGTTCAAGGCTGGTCACCTCGACCCGCTCCAGGTCGTCGAAATGAAGAACCGTGACCGGCAGATCGCTGTCGCCGCCGGCCGTGGCCCGGGTGGCCTGAAGGTAGTGTCTGACTGCGTTGAAAACCTGCAGTTTCCCCCGGCCGCTGCGCCGGATGCCGGTGTAGAACTCCACCGGATACCCGACTCCCAGCAGCTGTCCGAGCACGGGCAGGGTCGTCTCGGCGTCAAAGATCTCACGGGGGAATTTAAACGATGTAAACGCGGCCAGCCGGGCCTCGAGTTTTTCCTTGCGGGCGTATTCGCTTTCCCACAGCGACATTTCGAGATCGGCGGCCAGCGCGCTGCTGAACGTGCCGAACGGGAGAGTGGAGGAACTGTCGGCGCGCGGAGCGATATAGCGCAAGTGGGAGTGTTGCCTGGCCAGAAAAACCAGCTCCGAGATCAGCCTGGTCTTGCCGATACCTTCCTCGCCGAACACGTGAATCCAGAGGGCCTGGCGTTTGCGGGGAGAGTCGAGGAACTCGCGGATCCGCTTTCCCAGCGCGTTAAGTTCCTTGTCCCTGCCAATCAAGGCGAGATCGAGCATTGCGGGATGCCCCGGAGGTGATTGGGGAGGAGAAAAATTTGCCGGTATCGTCAACAAAAGATAAACAGGAAAAATTGCCGGTACAAGCAAAATCAGCGAAATGACCGGTTGCCGACAGCACCCGTGACATGCCACCCGGCCTCGGCATGCGTACGTATATACTTTACTGATTTTATCTTATTCGGGGGAATATTCGAAATATTTATCCTCGTATCAGCTTGACAAAGGAAAGCGAAGCGGGGTATAGTTGAAATGTGGTTTGTTTAAACAATCTCAAACTCAAAGGGAGAATTACCGGGAGAACACAGTTCAAGCTGACAGAACGCGGTCGGCACCGCGAAGCCCCAACAGAGCAAACGGGCCGGCATGGAAAGAGCCAGTAAACTGAGATTTTATCCGGGGAGTTGAATGGCTCAGCGAGATTTGAACAAGGTAATCCTCATCGGGAATATCGGCCGCGACCCAGACATTCGCCAGACTGACAACGGTAGCGTGATCAGTACATTTTCCCTGGCCACCAACACGACGTGGGTCGGCAGGGACGGTGTGCGCAACGAGCGAACTGAATGGCACAATATCGTTGCCTGGAACCGGCTGGCGGAAATCTGCCACCGGATAATCCGCAAGGGCGACCAGATCTATATCGAGGGTCGGCTGCGCACGCGAAACTGGACCGATGAGAGCGAGCAGCGGCACCATCGCACCGAAGTTATCACCGAGCAGATGATCAAGCTTTCCCATCACGGTGAAAGAGGGCACGACGGGGAGGAGGGAACGGAAAACCGGGCGACTGATAACGGGGACAAGCAGTACAGTGGCAGCAGCGGTTAGGGACCGGGCGAACAAAGGAAGCAGACAAGCGAAACGGAGAGAATTAC is from Candidatus Glassbacteria bacterium and encodes:
- a CDS encoding sodium:alanine symporter family protein, giving the protein MEQITDAVGYLSNLVWGPPMLILLVGTGVYLTVILRGLQFTTLLPSLHLALVKRRDPGSEGDISHFQALMTALAATVGTGNIAGVATAIHLGGPGALFWMWITGLFGMATKYAEALLAVKYRTTDKRGLMCGGPMYYISEGLGWKWLGVLFAVFATVASFGIGNMVQSNSVCDAINTTFGISPTVTGLVITLATGLVILGGIRSIGRVTGLLVPLMIVFYILAALYVLIARADQLGAAFALIFQQAFTPTAAGGGFAGATVMMTIRMGVARGVFSNESGLGSSAIAAAAAQTRHPVRQAMVSMTQTFIDTLVVCTLTGLAIIVSGVWDSGDTGAGLTTMAFNAVIPGEVGGWIVAVSLTLFAYSTILGWSYYGEKSLEYLAGERAVMPYRLVFTLVVMVGAVSKLNFVWLISDVMNGLMAVPNLIGLLMLSGVVVKVTAGYFNSKSSGGLS
- a CDS encoding Gfo/Idh/MocA family oxidoreductase codes for the protein MSTQDRKNLSRREFITAGAVAATALSAFPFVNTGRAQGDKLRVGAIGVGGRGTGACANAIEAGKGSVDLVAMADVAPDQIEKSLNALKTGSRELSGELQKNIKVDKDHMFSGDEAWKQLLAVPDLDYVILTTPPGFRPLHFEEAVKRGLHLFAEKPLATDPVGCRKVRASAQDAKNKGLSVVVGLQSRHSPGIQEVIKRTQDGAIGEFKAGSIHRMGGYLWHRGDNPSWSRMEYQCRNWYYWAWLSGDQIVEMVVHQVDRMNWTLGEHPISAVANGGRQVRTDPKFGNIYDHMSVDYEYPNDIHVHCMLRQIANCENKNENRVVGTLGESDSGRTIRGQNPFRYRERHNATVLEHEVLQDSIRSGKARNDALDYAVDSTLACVMGREAAYTGKLITWDEMMTSELSLVPDDYHFSSNPPVRPVAMPGTPRPV
- a CDS encoding tetratricopeptide repeat protein; protein product: MLDLALIGRDKELNALGKRIREFLDSPRKRQALWIHVFGEEGIGKTRLISELVFLARQHSHLRYIAPRADSSSTLPFGTFSSALAADLEMSLWESEYARKEKLEARLAAFTSFKFPREIFDAETTLPVLGQLLGVGYPVEFYTGIRRSGRGKLQVFNAVRHYLQATRATAGGDSDLPVTVLHFDDLERVEVTSLELLVHLVHKKEHLWPLLILTSSTRPFSARFDYLQEFQEFSLGRLSRHSRRKLLAELEEKAGGGALTRRSRDAVIEGSPGNPLFLIESYRLLAERDSEKRASSLRRELLGALQARTRALDVIDISGLVRERLRHLDSLRRGLLQAVAVLGPYSCVEMLAGLLSRGAQHTDDLEGVLASLADRGLLMPHAGPAADGSVRFVHPLVADIVLDTIPADRLSTLRQHCAEMFFALAEDEGRDMTFATAAMLSGAWLLKSDWAVEMLFASGERLLLLEDYEGAERSFEEALARNGLELTGSNAEEAAAVHALLMVKAGRAVMGTGRSKKALGMLGAAHRLAAGGGHPNALFEASLALGEMMQVRGDWDGAARYFEESRAAAFQCDDPYLKIKSLLALGNLQIKREDYDKGGKTFGRALKLCGKKNFPDQRLEALLNAGFIQQRTGEFDKARSTLEEALELARERRDETAAVTALSNLGRLLYEQENTDQALELFHKALEALRNSGDLQQTGNWLGYIGSVYFSLQEYETAIDYYRQALSLASRSGNIRNQGVWLANLGNAYYEIKEVAKALEHYLRALEFAREEQDYSYVATLLSTIGIYYYNLRLFESALRYFDESLHLARQHGNLPVTIQDLLYWGEVLDCLGRHEEGARMIEEGESLAADQGMDDHLAVASLFRAQAGIRTGRLDDAREYCRKAREIAEPTGNEKLLAEIGRAMEASGANKEGKKKKT
- the ssb gene encoding single-stranded DNA-binding protein, which gives rise to MAQRDLNKVILIGNIGRDPDIRQTDNGSVISTFSLATNTTWVGRDGVRNERTEWHNIVAWNRLAEICHRIIRKGDQIYIEGRLRTRNWTDESEQRHHRTEVITEQMIKLSHHGERGHDGEEGTENRATDNGDKQYSGSSG